The Rathayibacter caricis DSM 15933 genomic sequence AGGACGACGGTCCGGTCGCACAGCTCGCCGACCTGCTCGAGGGAGTGCGTGACGAGGACGATGGTCTTGCCGGCGCGCTGGAAGGCGCGGATGCGGTCCATGCACTTGCGCTGGAACGGCTCGTCGCCGACGGCCAGGACCTCGTCGACCAGGAGGAGATCGGGATCGGTGTGGATCGCGATCGCGAAGGCGAGCCGCACGTACATGCCCGACGAGTAGAACTTCACCTGGGTGTCGATGAAGTCGGCGATCTCGGAGAAGTCGACGATGGAGTCGAACTTGTCCTCGAGCTCCTTGCGCGACAGTCCCAGGATCGCTCCGTTGAGGAACACGTTCTCGCGACCCGTGAGATCGGGGTGGAAGCCCGCTCCGAGCTCGAGCAGGGCGGCGAGGCGGCCGCGGCGCTCGACGGTGCCGGTGGTCGGCTGGATGATGCCGCCGATGAGCTTCAGCAGCGTGCTCTTGCCGGAGCCGTTGGCGCCGATGAGGCCGACCGTCGAACCCAGCGGGATCTCGAGGTCGATGTCCTTCAGCGCCCAGAAGTCGTCGCGGTGCTGGCGCCCGCGGCCGAAGTTGACGATCCGCTCCTTGATGCTCTTGTCCTTGCGGATGACGAAGCGCTTGGACGCGTTCTGCACGCGGATGATGGTGGGCATCGTCGCGGAGTCGGGGACGGACACCTCTGATTCGAGCGTCATGGGATCAGATCTCCTGAGCGAAGTTGCCCTCGAGGCGGCGGAAGATGCGGTGGGCGATCCACACCAGCACGACCCCGACGAGGAAGATGAGCAGGAGGCGGAGCTCCATGTGACCGGGCCACGGCTGCGGCCCGACGAGGATCGGCGCGTCCTCCGTGCCGAGGTTCACCGTCTGCGATCCGGCCGACCAGATGGCGCGCTGGAACGCCAGCACGGCGTTGGTCATCGGGTTGAGCAGGTAGAGCTGGGCGACCCAGCCGGGCACGGACTCGACCACGAAGGCCCAGGCGTAGACGATCGGCGAGAGCCAGAAGAAGATCTGGATGCCGACCTCGACGAGGAACTGCACGTCGCGGAGGTAGACGTTCAGCGCCGACAGCGCGAGGGCCAGCGCGAGTCCGTAGACCAGCACGACCGCGATCGCCGCCGGGATGTAGAGGAGGTTCCAGTTGACGTCGATCCCGCCGAGGAGGATCGCCCCGACGATGAGCACGAGGAACTGGACGGCGAAGTTGAACAGGGCGGAGCCGATTGTGGCGACCGGGAAGATCTCGCGCGGCAGGTAGACCTTCTTGATCAGCCCGCCGTTGCTCAGGATAGAGACCGTGCCGCTGCTGACGATCTCGGCGAAGAGACCCCAGATCGTGAGTCCGGAGAACACGAAGATGGCGAACTCCGGCACGTTGCGCGCCGCCGAGAGGAACTGGCCGATCGCGATGTAGTAGATCGCCAGCATGACGAGCGGGCGGATCAGCGTCCAGAGGAAGCCGAGACTCGAGTCCTTGTACCGCTGCTTGAGCTCGCGATTGACGAGCAGCCGGAGGAGCTCGCGGTGGCGGAGGATGTCGATCAACGCCGAGACGAAGCCGCCGGCCTTCCCGCCGCCGGGCTGCGTGCCGCTGCGGTGGAAGGGCTCCTGGGCGATCGCGTCGACGCGGTCCGCCGCTCGCGTGATCGTCGACTTCTTGCTGCTCATCGGTCTCCCAGCCATAGCACTGCCGTCACGGCAGCTGGATCATTGTACGTTCCGTCCGCTCCACGACCCGGGAGACGGCGGGCCGGCGGCTCAGCTGGCGCGTCGGGCGAGGTCGAGATCGTGCTCGACCATCCGCGCGACGATCTCCTCGAAGGCCACCGTCGGCTGCCAGCCGAGGACGGAGCGGGCGCGCGAGGCGTCGCCGCGCATCTCCGGGGCGTCGACGGGCCGGGCGAAGCGCGGATCGAGGACGACGAGGTGCTCCCAGTCGTCGATGCCGGCCGCGGCGAACGCGGCGGCGACGAACTCGCGGACGGAGTGCGAGACTCCGGTCGCGATGACGTAGTCGCCCGCCTCGTCGGCGCGGGACGCGCGCACGAGTGCGTCGACGTAGTCCGGGGCCCAGCCCCAGTCACGACG encodes the following:
- a CDS encoding ABC transporter ATP-binding protein; the encoded protein is MTLESEVSVPDSATMPTIIRVQNASKRFVIRKDKSIKERIVNFGRGRQHRDDFWALKDIDLEIPLGSTVGLIGANGSGKSTLLKLIGGIIQPTTGTVERRGRLAALLELGAGFHPDLTGRENVFLNGAILGLSRKELEDKFDSIVDFSEIADFIDTQVKFYSSGMYVRLAFAIAIHTDPDLLLVDEVLAVGDEPFQRKCMDRIRAFQRAGKTIVLVTHSLEQVGELCDRTVVLEHGNVIYDGETARGLEVLRNGFESSRQERVERETAEAIVEAEETGEEPEQIQPAEIVSIELDGGTLEEGNRTLRPGDHLRVSVTLRPLSSTPLENWFVGMGVDTPMGQIVFGTNTMRLGFEHPPLTEQTTIVFDLPDIRFGGGTYAVHASASTLGNGEFTRVPVGARFTVERSDKRVGLVSVAATATVGGVTRA
- a CDS encoding ABC transporter permease is translated as MSSKKSTITRAADRVDAIAQEPFHRSGTQPGGGKAGGFVSALIDILRHRELLRLLVNRELKQRYKDSSLGFLWTLIRPLVMLAIYYIAIGQFLSAARNVPEFAIFVFSGLTIWGLFAEIVSSGTVSILSNGGLIKKVYLPREIFPVATIGSALFNFAVQFLVLIVGAILLGGIDVNWNLLYIPAAIAVVLVYGLALALALSALNVYLRDVQFLVEVGIQIFFWLSPIVYAWAFVVESVPGWVAQLYLLNPMTNAVLAFQRAIWSAGSQTVNLGTEDAPILVGPQPWPGHMELRLLLIFLVGVVLVWIAHRIFRRLEGNFAQEI